The Providencia rettgeri genome includes a window with the following:
- the eae_1 gene encoding Attaching and effacing protein, with translation MIFGINRYSIKSSQMPLLIPVLLSVSIIPTGSVFATGFVDGIKVKPYHLQTGETVHSVAHQYNLTVEELKTLNQKRNFARAFEQLSAGDQIDVPSTYIANTTDKTTKKGVQVNDSDSEIENWLAQTAPNFFQAMNTQSAEEYLTKQAKDMAVSTASSTMESWLNQYGTAQISVQPGDKLSQSTLSADMLLPVYQNPDWLVFTQLGGRNLNDRTTLNLGVGARRFNEQWMYGVNTFYDADITGGNSRLGIGGELWSDNLRFSTNGYLRLNNWHQSRDFDDYDERPANGFDMTASAWLPSYPQLGGKLKYEQYFGDEVAMKGKDSRSKSPKTMTVGLNYTPIPLITLGADWRTGQGTDDLQLQAQLTYSFGVPWKDQISSSSVARLRSLSGSLMALVERNNNIVLEYRKQDLISLILPQEIRGRGASLQSLSAILKAKYGAERVKWGMLTEFSSNGGKVQSVGKSLTAWQIRLPAWQAGKSNTYTLSAIAWDGKGNASKPAYIKVIVDAGFSNRYSSLTVGSGVLNVDQSEVLTLTMRDEQNAPMTKLASSIQLPFAFTTQKGGSSLSPSQSGVKLEALKETAPGVYTTTITTGKLPGTLIFSPKVEGINLASTKIEVMAAPVGLQIFHNGSVIKKRPVVGDVLTATPECQVNCILPTAWQWEVETIQGSGQYQAINGATAMTYTVTADTQKRRLRATAQ, from the coding sequence ATGATTTTTGGTATTAACCGTTACAGTATCAAATCATCTCAGATGCCCTTATTGATTCCCGTTTTACTGTCCGTATCCATCATACCAACTGGTTCAGTCTTTGCTACTGGGTTTGTAGATGGAATCAAAGTGAAGCCTTACCACCTGCAGACAGGAGAGACCGTTCACAGTGTGGCTCATCAATACAATCTGACAGTGGAGGAATTAAAAACATTAAATCAAAAACGCAATTTCGCCCGCGCTTTTGAACAACTTTCAGCTGGAGATCAAATCGATGTACCAAGCACTTACATCGCCAATACGACAGATAAAACGACGAAGAAAGGTGTACAAGTAAACGACTCAGATAGTGAAATTGAGAACTGGTTGGCCCAAACTGCCCCTAACTTTTTCCAAGCGATGAACACACAAAGTGCAGAGGAGTACCTGACTAAACAGGCCAAGGATATGGCGGTGAGCACAGCGTCATCAACCATGGAGAGTTGGTTAAATCAATATGGTACCGCACAAATTAGTGTACAGCCGGGAGATAAACTGTCACAAAGTACGCTGTCTGCCGACATGCTGTTACCTGTATATCAAAACCCAGATTGGCTGGTGTTCACCCAGTTAGGAGGTCGGAACCTTAATGATCGCACCACCCTAAACTTAGGAGTGGGCGCTCGTCGGTTCAATGAGCAATGGATGTATGGCGTCAACACCTTTTATGACGCTGATATTACAGGTGGGAACAGCCGACTCGGTATTGGCGGAGAATTGTGGTCCGATAATCTACGCTTTTCAACCAATGGTTATCTGCGACTCAACAACTGGCATCAGTCACGGGATTTTGACGACTACGATGAACGCCCCGCCAACGGATTTGATATGACCGCCAGTGCTTGGTTGCCATCTTATCCACAACTTGGTGGCAAACTGAAATATGAACAATATTTCGGTGATGAAGTGGCAATGAAAGGTAAGGACTCTCGTAGTAAGTCGCCAAAAACAATGACTGTAGGGTTGAATTACACACCTATTCCATTAATTACCCTTGGGGCTGACTGGCGTACAGGACAAGGAACTGATGATCTGCAACTTCAGGCACAACTGACCTATTCATTCGGTGTGCCTTGGAAAGACCAAATATCATCGAGTTCAGTTGCTCGCCTGCGTTCGCTCTCAGGCAGCCTAATGGCACTGGTTGAGCGCAATAACAACATTGTACTCGAATACCGTAAACAGGATTTGATCAGTTTAATACTGCCGCAGGAAATCCGTGGTCGAGGTGCCAGCCTACAGTCACTGAGCGCTATCTTAAAAGCGAAATATGGTGCTGAACGTGTGAAATGGGGAATGCTGACAGAGTTTTCATCCAACGGTGGGAAAGTACAGTCTGTTGGCAAAAGTTTAACAGCTTGGCAAATTCGCCTACCTGCTTGGCAGGCGGGTAAAAGCAATACTTATACCCTAAGTGCTATTGCATGGGATGGAAAGGGAAATGCATCAAAACCGGCCTATATAAAAGTGATTGTCGACGCAGGGTTTTCTAACCGCTACTCGAGTTTGACTGTTGGATCAGGTGTACTGAATGTCGATCAGTCGGAGGTATTAACGCTGACGATGCGGGATGAGCAGAATGCACCGATGACTAAATTGGCTTCATCGATTCAGTTGCCGTTCGCCTTCACGACACAAAAAGGCGGGTCATCACTATCGCCTTCGCAAAGTGGCGTTAAGTTGGAGGCGTTGAAAGAAACGGCACCGGGTGTTTATACCACCACCATCACCACTGGAAAATTGCCGGGCACCCTCATTTTTAGTCCGAAGGTAGAGGGGATCAATCTAGCGTCAACAAAAATAGAAGTGATGGCAGCCCCCGTAGGATTACAAATATTTCATAACGGCAGTGTTATAAAAAAGCGCCCCGTCGTTGGGGATGTCCTAACAGCAACACCAGAGTGCCAAGTCAACTGCATTTTGCCGACAGCTTGGCAATGGGAAGTGGAGACAATACAAGGATCAGGACAGTATCAAGCGATTAATGGCGCTACAGCCATGACATATACAGTCACCGCAGACACGCAAAAACGCAGGTTGCGAGCGACCGCACAATAA
- the plsB gene encoding Glycerol-3-phosphate acyltransferase, translated as MSLWRKIYYNTLNLPLKLLVKSKLIPSDPITELQLDVNRPTLYVLPYHSKSDLLTLRHQCLAIGLPDPLVDNDINGTKLPAYVFIDDGPRVFRYYSPNPRKDSVKTFHAYLDLHKNNPNLDIQMLPASVMFGRSPGREGHTPAPPLKLLNGIQKFFAVLWLGRDSFVRLSPIVSIGKMAQDHGTDTIIANKLARVARIHYSRQRLAAVGPKLPARYELFNKLLTSKAIEKAVEDEARSKKIPLKKAQQNAVGMMEEIAANFSYEAVRLTDRVLSWTWNRLYQGINVQHAERVRQLAQDGHEIVYVPSHRSHMDYLLLSYVLYHQGLVPPHIAAGINLNFWPAGPIFRRLGAFFIRRTFKGNKLYSTVFREYLSELFARGYSIEYFVEGGRSRTGRLLQPKTGTLSMTLQAMLRGDSRPITIVPIYIGYEHVMEVGTYAKELRGAEKEKEGFFSMVRGLRKLRNLGQGYVNFGQPISLPHYLSQRVPDWRDSIDPIEPQRPTWLNPTVSSLADNIMVNINNAAAANAINLCATALLASRQRSLTREQLVEQVDCYLQLLRNVPYTADATTPNKTAEQLLEHALQMDKFEVEKDSMGDIIILPRENAVLMTYYRNNIHHLLVLPSLITSIVLHHERISRQDIHYQVGQIYPFLKTELFMRYNSDELHETVDTLIDELNNQKLICLKEDDVVMLNPRRIRPLQLLAAGVRETLQRYAITLSLLNASPEISRNTLEKQSRILAQRLSVLHGINAPEFFDKAVFSTLVDTLREEGYIDNNENDIFVTNAQKLYAVLARLMSPEIRLTIESVSQDDEFSTAIEKNTEAETNAD; from the coding sequence ATGTCACTATGGCGTAAAATATATTACAACACGTTGAATTTACCACTTAAATTATTGGTAAAAAGTAAACTAATTCCTTCGGATCCCATCACTGAGTTGCAGCTTGATGTCAACAGGCCAACCCTATACGTATTACCTTATCATTCGAAGTCTGACCTCCTCACGCTACGGCACCAATGCTTAGCTATTGGTCTGCCAGACCCGCTAGTCGACAATGATATCAATGGAACGAAGCTTCCGGCCTACGTTTTTATCGATGATGGCCCACGTGTTTTTCGCTATTATTCACCGAATCCACGTAAGGATTCAGTAAAAACATTCCATGCTTATTTAGATTTGCATAAAAACAACCCAAATCTAGATATTCAAATGCTACCGGCATCCGTGATGTTTGGGCGTTCACCTGGCCGTGAAGGCCATACCCCAGCACCACCACTGAAACTGTTAAATGGCATCCAAAAATTCTTCGCCGTTTTATGGTTAGGACGTGACAGCTTCGTACGTTTATCTCCGATTGTCTCAATTGGGAAAATGGCACAAGACCACGGTACAGACACCATTATTGCCAACAAACTTGCTCGTGTCGCACGTATTCACTATTCGCGCCAACGTCTCGCAGCAGTTGGGCCTAAACTCCCTGCACGTTATGAGCTGTTTAATAAGTTATTGACGTCAAAAGCAATTGAAAAAGCCGTTGAAGACGAAGCGCGCAGTAAAAAAATTCCACTCAAAAAAGCTCAGCAAAATGCCGTTGGGATGATGGAAGAAATCGCAGCCAATTTCTCTTATGAAGCAGTACGTTTAACGGATAGGGTTCTTAGTTGGACTTGGAATCGCCTTTATCAAGGCATTAATGTTCAGCACGCTGAACGAGTCCGCCAGCTAGCACAAGACGGCCATGAAATTGTTTATGTGCCATCCCACCGTAGCCATATGGACTACTTACTGCTCTCATATGTGCTATACCATCAAGGGCTAGTTCCACCCCATATTGCCGCGGGGATCAACCTCAATTTCTGGCCTGCTGGGCCTATTTTCCGTCGTTTAGGGGCTTTTTTTATTCGCCGAACGTTCAAAGGCAATAAACTGTATTCGACCGTTTTCCGCGAATATTTAAGTGAGCTATTTGCACGAGGTTACTCCATCGAGTACTTTGTGGAAGGTGGGCGCTCACGTACCGGTCGTTTGTTACAGCCTAAGACGGGTACTCTCTCCATGACGTTACAAGCGATGTTGCGCGGTGACTCACGCCCTATCACCATTGTTCCTATCTACATCGGGTATGAGCATGTGATGGAAGTGGGTACTTACGCCAAAGAACTGCGCGGTGCAGAAAAAGAGAAAGAAGGCTTTTTCTCTATGGTTCGCGGCTTACGTAAATTGCGCAACCTAGGCCAAGGCTATGTTAACTTTGGTCAGCCAATTTCGCTTCCACACTATCTCAGCCAGCGTGTACCTGATTGGCGCGACTCTATCGACCCTATCGAACCACAAAGACCAACTTGGCTAAACCCAACGGTCAGTTCGTTAGCTGATAACATTATGGTCAATATTAATAATGCAGCCGCAGCCAATGCGATTAACCTGTGTGCGACTGCGTTACTGGCTTCTCGTCAACGCTCACTGACTCGTGAGCAACTAGTTGAACAAGTCGACTGTTACCTGCAATTATTACGCAATGTGCCATACACCGCAGATGCTACAACGCCAAATAAAACGGCCGAGCAATTGTTAGAACATGCTTTGCAAATGGATAAATTTGAAGTCGAAAAAGACAGCATGGGGGATATTATCATTCTTCCTCGCGAAAATGCCGTCTTGATGACCTATTACCGTAACAATATCCATCATTTATTAGTATTACCATCGCTAATAACTAGCATTGTGTTACACCATGAACGCATTAGCCGCCAAGACATTCACTATCAAGTAGGCCAAATTTACCCATTCTTAAAAACAGAACTGTTTATGCGTTATAACAGTGATGAGCTACATGAGACGGTAGATACACTAATTGATGAACTGAATAACCAAAAGCTAATTTGCTTAAAAGAAGATGATGTGGTGATGCTAAATCCTCGCCGTATTCGCCCATTACAGCTCTTAGCAGCAGGCGTTCGTGAGACTTTGCAACGTTATGCAATCACATTATCATTACTCAATGCGAGTCCAGAAATCAGCCGTAATACACTGGAAAAACAAAGTCGTATCCTTGCGCAACGCCTTTCTGTTTTACACGGTATTAACGCTCCTGAATTCTTTGATAAAGCGGTATTCTCGACATTGGTCGATACCCTAAGGGAGGAAGGCTACATTGATAATAATGAAAATGATATCTTTGTTACCAATGCACAGAAACTGTATGCCGTTCTGGCTCGCTTGATGTCACCTGAGATCCGTTTAACTATTGAAAGTGTTAGCCAAGACGATGAGTTTTCCACTGCGATAGAGAAGAATACAGAAGCTGAAACAAATGCAGACTAG
- the ubiA gene encoding 4-hydroxybenzoate octaprenyltransferase: MTLSKWHAYSRLMRIDRPIGSLLLLWPTYWALWIAAQGTPSLHLLIVFTAGVFFMRAAGCVINDFADRHFDGHVERTKHRPLPSGDVTEKEAKILFASLVGVSFLLVLTLNLMTIWLSIAALALAWIYPFVKRVSHLPQVVLGAAFGWSIPMAFSAVGETLPLVCWVLFFINIIWSVIYDTQYAMVDRDDDLKIGVKSTAILFGQYDKLIIGLLQLLMVGLLVAVGSLAALGSIYYFSLALVVGLFVYQQKLMVNRERAPCFKAFMNNNYVGFILFVGIFLSYW, translated from the coding sequence ATGACGCTCAGTAAATGGCATGCATACAGCCGTTTAATGCGTATTGATAGACCCATTGGTTCACTGTTGCTATTGTGGCCGACATATTGGGCATTATGGATTGCGGCTCAAGGTACGCCAAGTTTACATCTTTTAATTGTATTTACTGCCGGTGTATTTTTTATGCGTGCAGCTGGTTGTGTTATTAATGACTTTGCTGACCGCCATTTTGATGGTCATGTGGAACGCACCAAACATCGCCCATTACCTAGTGGGGATGTGACGGAAAAAGAAGCTAAAATTTTGTTTGCAAGTTTAGTGGGTGTGTCCTTCTTGCTGGTTTTAACTTTAAATTTAATGACAATTTGGTTGTCGATTGCGGCGCTTGCTTTGGCATGGATTTACCCTTTTGTTAAAAGAGTCAGTCATTTACCTCAGGTTGTACTGGGCGCAGCATTTGGCTGGTCGATTCCAATGGCTTTCTCTGCGGTGGGTGAAACACTCCCGTTAGTATGCTGGGTATTGTTTTTCATAAATATTATTTGGTCAGTGATTTACGACACGCAATATGCCATGGTTGACCGTGACGATGATTTAAAAATCGGCGTGAAATCAACAGCCATTTTATTTGGCCAGTATGACAAATTAATTATTGGGTTACTGCAATTACTGATGGTCGGCTTGCTGGTGGCTGTGGGATCATTGGCTGCTCTGGGGAGCATTTACTATTTTTCTCTGGCGCTGGTTGTGGGGTTATTTGTTTATCAGCAAAAACTGATGGTCAATAGAGAGCGTGCTCCCTGTTTTAAAGCTTTTATGAATAATAACTATGTTGGTTTTATCTTATTTGTCGGAATTTTTTTGAGTTATTGGTAA